In one Lysobacter alkalisoli genomic region, the following are encoded:
- a CDS encoding electron transfer flavoprotein subunit alpha/FixB family protein has product MSKVLIVAEHLDGKLNASTAKCVSAAQALSPKSIDIVVLAADPSTIAAEAAQITGVSKVLAVANDANAHAVAQVLAPQVAKLANGYSHVFGPSTTFGKDLMPCIAALLGVAQVSDIMAVEGSHVFKRPIYAGNAIITVEAPADHTVVATVRTASWPEAGMGGNAAVEAASVDAELPTHTRFVGLEAGSSDRPDLQSAKRVVSGGRGVGSAENFKIIFDFADKLGAGVGASRAAVDAGYVPNEMQVGQTGKIIAPELYVAIGISGAIQHLTGIKDAGTIVAINKDADAPIFEIADIGLVGDLFKVLPELEQALS; this is encoded by the coding sequence ATGAGCAAGGTACTGATCGTCGCCGAACACCTGGACGGCAAGCTGAACGCCTCCACCGCCAAGTGCGTGTCCGCCGCGCAGGCGCTTTCGCCCAAGTCCATCGACATCGTCGTGCTGGCCGCCGACCCGTCCACGATCGCCGCCGAGGCCGCGCAGATCACTGGCGTGTCCAAGGTGCTGGCCGTCGCCAACGACGCCAACGCCCACGCCGTCGCCCAAGTGCTGGCCCCGCAGGTCGCCAAGCTGGCCAACGGCTACAGCCATGTGTTCGGCCCGTCGACCACCTTCGGCAAGGACCTGATGCCCTGCATCGCCGCCCTGCTCGGCGTCGCCCAAGTCTCGGACATCATGGCGGTCGAAGGCAGCCACGTCTTCAAGCGCCCGATCTACGCCGGCAACGCGATCATCACCGTCGAGGCCCCGGCCGACCACACCGTGGTCGCGACCGTGCGCACCGCCTCGTGGCCGGAAGCCGGCATGGGCGGCAACGCCGCGGTGGAAGCGGCATCGGTCGACGCCGAACTGCCGACCCATACCCGCTTCGTCGGCCTCGAGGCCGGCAGCAGCGATCGCCCCGACCTGCAGAGCGCGAAACGCGTCGTCTCCGGTGGCCGCGGCGTCGGCTCGGCCGAAAACTTCAAGATCATCTTCGATTTCGCCGACAAGCTCGGCGCCGGCGTCGGCGCCTCGCGCGCCGCGGTCGATGCCGGCTACGTGCCGAACGAAATGCAGGTCGGCCAGACCGGCAAGATCATCGCCCCCGAACTCTACGTCGCCATCGGCATCTCCGGCGCGATCCAGCACCTGACCGGCATCAAGGATGCTGGCACCATCGTCGCGATCAACAAGGATGCCGACGCACCGATCTTCGAGATCGCGGACATCGGCCTGGTGGGCGATCTGTTCAAGGTGTTGCCAGAACTCGAGCAGGCGCTGAGCTGA
- a CDS encoding glycosyltransferase family 2 protein: protein MSVPRIAVVIPCYRVRRHILDVIASIPAFVELILVVDDACPEGSGDFVQSQCSDGRAVVIRRETNGGVGAAVISGYQEALARGADIIVKIDGDGQMDPAQLPALITPLLRGEADYAKGNRFFDVEVVRRMPKQRLVGNAVLSFMNKMSSGYWSLFDPTNGYTAIHATALRCLPLDKVSPRYFFETDLLFRLNTVNAVVEDVPMPAHYGDEISNLRIGRVIGPFLAGHLRNLGKRIFYKYFLRDFSVASLQLVAGSALLLFGMAHGSYHWWLSVSTGIAATTGTVILAALSVLAGLQLLLAFLAYDMTTVPRRPLQQRD from the coding sequence ATGAGTGTCCCGCGGATTGCGGTGGTAATCCCGTGTTACCGCGTCCGCCGGCACATCCTGGACGTCATTGCCAGCATTCCCGCGTTCGTCGAGCTGATCCTGGTGGTCGACGATGCCTGCCCTGAAGGGTCCGGCGATTTCGTGCAGTCGCAATGCAGCGACGGCCGTGCCGTCGTGATCCGCCGTGAAACCAACGGCGGCGTGGGCGCTGCAGTCATCAGCGGCTACCAGGAAGCGCTGGCACGCGGCGCCGACATCATCGTCAAGATCGACGGTGACGGCCAGATGGATCCCGCGCAACTGCCCGCCCTGATCACGCCGTTGCTGCGTGGCGAGGCCGACTACGCCAAGGGCAACCGGTTCTTCGACGTCGAAGTGGTACGACGAATGCCGAAGCAGCGCCTCGTCGGCAACGCCGTGCTGTCGTTCATGAACAAGATGTCCAGCGGGTACTGGAGCCTGTTCGATCCCACCAACGGCTACACCGCCATCCATGCGACCGCGCTGCGATGCCTTCCACTGGACAAGGTCAGCCCGCGTTACTTCTTCGAGACGGACCTGCTGTTCCGGCTCAACACGGTCAACGCCGTCGTCGAGGACGTGCCCATGCCGGCGCACTATGGCGACGAGATCAGCAACCTGCGGATCGGGCGCGTGATCGGACCGTTCCTGGCCGGGCACCTGCGAAATCTGGGTAAACGGATTTTCTACAAGTACTTCCTGCGCGATTTTTCGGTGGCTTCATTGCAACTGGTCGCAGGCTCGGCATTGCTGCTGTTCGGCATGGCACATGGCAGTTACCACTGGTGGCTGTCCGTATCGACCGGGATCGCCGCAACCACCGGGACGGTGATCCTCGCTGCGCTGTCGGTCCTGGCCGGTCTGCAACTGCTGCTGGCTTTCCTGGCCTACGATATGACCACGGTGCCAAGACGTCCGTTGCAGCAGAGGGATTGA
- a CDS encoding DUF2142 domain-containing protein: protein MDATSRIPHGRIIVGLILATLVGLALMSHVRSRVAIEFTLQAQSTGWLQVFHDRAGRWSERRSRWWPVGPSTTARRLEVGGKDARFLRVDPPNGDVTRLCGLSVAGVAGQFEILGGDRVELQRSQDCLVVTTSPQAVDPLFSLRFTGASLDTIDRAGHWRGIRDWALLLIGVFLSTFAVVHRKSWSRAIESMPTWPGFFVLERRIVLVCVPLMLAFGIAFIAITPPGAVPDEAAHLAKIVKIGEGVPFGNADGRPMPSTHAMYGPFSDYLINKTPFTYGQLQQQANQPLACEPETVALPRGADGYFPHQHLLPAGLFKASCMTGASFGTFLYLSRLLNLLLATALVAWGLSKAVRGKWALLLVALLPMSLFQMASISADSLTIAASLAWLGLVSGIAGGKVTPGKAAPALWTLALVIALLKPGAAWVLACLLFCKPAYDRAGKSFARALALHVALPWAIHVAWALSASDNAPVLKGVDPAANLALLASEPVTFLRMLVSTYTGERGLLQLERMIGVLGWLDVRLSGWAYAAGMSALLAAFWANGVSREPWRVLGLAWAAVLGSLVLVALPLFFLWTPLGHPAIEGLQGRYFIPAAAFALTWSSLRSPAGIRVLLVAWMLLVVVAINVDALRQMYLAYFVVGRP from the coding sequence ATGGATGCCACATCTCGCATTCCCCACGGCAGGATCATTGTCGGCTTGATTCTGGCGACGTTGGTCGGGCTGGCCCTGATGTCGCACGTCCGCAGTCGGGTAGCAATTGAGTTCACCCTGCAGGCGCAGTCGACCGGATGGCTCCAAGTTTTCCATGACAGGGCCGGGCGTTGGTCCGAGAGGCGGTCGCGCTGGTGGCCCGTCGGCCCGTCCACGACGGCCCGGCGTCTGGAGGTAGGCGGAAAGGATGCGAGGTTCCTGCGAGTGGATCCGCCGAATGGTGACGTGACCCGCTTGTGTGGACTGAGTGTTGCGGGAGTGGCGGGTCAGTTCGAAATCCTGGGGGGCGACCGCGTCGAACTCCAACGTTCGCAGGACTGTCTAGTGGTGACGACGTCGCCGCAGGCGGTCGATCCGTTGTTCTCGTTGCGTTTCACCGGTGCCTCGCTCGACACGATCGACAGGGCCGGACACTGGCGTGGCATCCGTGACTGGGCGTTGCTCCTGATCGGCGTGTTCCTCTCAACGTTTGCGGTCGTGCACAGGAAATCGTGGTCGCGAGCGATCGAGTCCATGCCGACGTGGCCCGGCTTCTTTGTGCTGGAACGACGGATCGTGCTGGTGTGCGTGCCATTGATGTTGGCGTTCGGAATCGCTTTCATCGCGATCACTCCACCGGGAGCGGTGCCGGATGAGGCGGCGCACCTGGCCAAGATCGTGAAGATCGGTGAAGGCGTGCCGTTTGGAAATGCCGATGGTCGGCCGATGCCGAGCACGCATGCGATGTACGGTCCTTTCAGCGACTATTTGATCAACAAGACGCCCTTCACGTACGGGCAGTTGCAGCAGCAGGCGAACCAGCCGCTGGCCTGCGAGCCGGAAACGGTCGCGTTACCCCGCGGTGCGGACGGGTACTTTCCGCACCAGCACCTGCTGCCGGCCGGGTTGTTCAAGGCCTCGTGCATGACAGGGGCGTCGTTCGGGACCTTCCTTTACCTGTCGCGTTTGTTGAATCTGCTGCTGGCCACGGCGCTGGTCGCGTGGGGACTGTCGAAGGCTGTGCGCGGGAAGTGGGCGTTGCTGCTGGTGGCCCTCCTGCCGATGAGCCTGTTCCAGATGGCGTCGATTTCGGCCGACTCGCTGACGATTGCCGCCAGCCTGGCGTGGCTAGGCCTGGTGTCGGGGATCGCGGGGGGCAAGGTCACGCCCGGGAAAGCGGCCCCGGCGCTGTGGACGCTGGCCTTGGTGATCGCATTGTTGAAGCCAGGCGCGGCGTGGGTACTGGCATGCTTGCTGTTCTGCAAGCCCGCCTATGACCGGGCCGGAAAATCCTTTGCTCGTGCGCTGGCCCTGCATGTCGCCCTGCCGTGGGCGATCCACGTGGCGTGGGCATTGTCGGCATCGGACAACGCACCGGTACTGAAGGGCGTGGACCCGGCGGCCAACCTGGCCTTGCTTGCAAGCGAGCCGGTGACGTTCCTGCGGATGTTGGTGAGTACCTATACAGGTGAACGAGGGCTGCTGCAGCTGGAGCGGATGATTGGTGTGCTGGGCTGGCTCGATGTCAGGTTGTCGGGCTGGGCTTACGCTGCAGGCATGTCGGCGCTGTTGGCTGCGTTCTGGGCCAATGGTGTGTCGCGGGAGCCGTGGCGCGTCCTTGGATTGGCGTGGGCTGCCGTGCTCGGGTCATTGGTCCTGGTGGCCTTGCCGCTGTTTTTCCTGTGGACTCCGCTTGGCCACCCGGCGATCGAAGGATTGCAGGGGCGGTACTTCATCCCGGCGGCGGCATTCGCCCTGACCTGGAGCTCGCTGCGCTCGCCTGCCGGCATCCGCGTGTTGCTGGTGGCGTGGATGCTGCTGGTGGTGGTGGCGATCAACGTGGATGCCCTGCGCCAGATGTATTTGGCGTACTTCGTGGTGGGCCGTCCTTGA
- a CDS encoding glycosyltransferase family 2 protein has protein sequence MRWEVVARAGEPPVAVELWPDAFLEPIDGEDGPEWRSRGERSGFGTKGSFALPAGWYEVSGQLNSTDESTLVPCLYLAYVPGSDGDHQILLPDPDRNGRVRALVLLKYDVTGLRFSPGSGILRFRMGRFGICRLTRANALWKMLVPLEGEGSGLARALARGGRFLSDCLGAGVSTATARLFSSYRKRLHPRELGDYEGWVLRFDTLGSAMIGELGDRVARLGPVKPLISVLLPTYQTPERWLRKCIESVQAQVYPNWQLCIADDASSDPKVMEVIREYAGSDPRIVAVRRESNGHISEASNSALEMASGDFVALLDHDDELRPHALLEMAEAIMEAPDIGLLYSDEDKIDAEGRRFDPYFKPDWDPDLLRSQNYVCHLTVIRTELVRAVGGFRKGFEGSQDHDLILRCTECLLPSQIRHIPKVLYHWRAIPGSTALTRDAKDYAATAGVRAVDEQLSRSGTGARAEELSHGHYRVRWPLPSPRPKVSLVVPTRDKAGLLRLCIDSILQRSTYRDFEIVVVDNGSSEPDAVEYLESLRGVDQVRVLRYDAPFNYSAINNWAIAQCDGEVIGLVNNDIEVITPDWLEEMVSHAIRPDVGAVGAMLYYPNDTIQHAGVILGVHGVAAHAYAGMVKGYPGHGGRVRVAQGLSAVTGACLLVKRERFEQLGGLDETLAVAFNDIDFCLRLREAGYRNVWTPFAELYHHESASRGSEDTEAKKKRFSGEVQFMMNRWDGMLLRDPAYNPNLSLQDLNFALSFPPRNADGRRDIAP, from the coding sequence GTGCGCTGGGAAGTCGTGGCTCGCGCGGGAGAACCCCCGGTCGCGGTCGAGTTGTGGCCGGACGCCTTCCTTGAGCCGATCGATGGCGAAGATGGTCCTGAATGGCGGTCGCGTGGCGAGCGCTCTGGCTTTGGCACGAAGGGTTCGTTCGCCTTGCCTGCCGGCTGGTACGAGGTCAGCGGGCAGTTGAATTCCACGGACGAATCGACTCTAGTGCCGTGCCTGTACCTTGCGTATGTGCCTGGAAGCGACGGAGACCACCAGATCCTTCTGCCCGATCCGGACAGAAACGGTCGGGTCAGGGCCCTGGTCCTATTGAAATACGACGTAACGGGGCTCCGCTTCTCTCCCGGAAGCGGGATCCTGAGATTCCGGATGGGCAGGTTCGGCATTTGCCGGCTCACCCGGGCGAACGCCCTCTGGAAGATGCTGGTGCCGCTGGAGGGCGAGGGCTCCGGCCTCGCCAGAGCCCTCGCCCGTGGTGGGCGGTTCCTGAGCGATTGCTTGGGCGCAGGTGTCTCGACGGCAACGGCGCGACTGTTCTCCAGCTACCGGAAGCGGTTGCATCCACGTGAACTTGGCGACTACGAGGGCTGGGTGTTGCGGTTCGACACATTGGGCAGCGCGATGATAGGCGAGCTCGGTGATCGCGTCGCCCGGCTCGGCCCCGTGAAGCCATTGATCTCCGTATTGTTGCCCACCTACCAGACCCCGGAACGCTGGTTGCGCAAGTGCATCGAAAGCGTGCAGGCGCAGGTGTACCCGAACTGGCAACTCTGTATTGCCGATGATGCATCGTCCGACCCGAAGGTCATGGAGGTCATCCGTGAATATGCAGGTTCCGACCCACGCATAGTCGCGGTTCGCCGCGAAAGCAACGGGCACATTTCCGAAGCCTCGAACTCGGCGCTGGAAATGGCCAGTGGCGATTTCGTGGCGTTGCTCGACCACGATGACGAGCTGCGGCCACACGCCTTGCTTGAAATGGCCGAGGCCATCATGGAGGCGCCGGATATCGGCCTGTTGTATTCGGACGAGGACAAGATCGATGCCGAAGGTCGCCGTTTCGACCCCTACTTCAAACCCGACTGGGATCCGGACCTGCTGCGTAGCCAGAACTACGTCTGCCACCTGACCGTGATAAGGACGGAGCTGGTGCGTGCCGTGGGCGGTTTTCGCAAGGGGTTCGAGGGCAGCCAGGACCATGACCTCATCCTTCGTTGCACCGAATGCCTGCTGCCGTCGCAGATCCGACACATCCCCAAGGTGCTCTATCACTGGCGGGCCATCCCGGGGTCTACGGCCCTGACACGTGATGCGAAGGACTACGCCGCAACAGCAGGTGTTCGTGCCGTCGACGAGCAGCTGTCCCGGAGTGGCACGGGCGCACGGGCCGAAGAGCTGTCGCACGGCCACTATCGGGTGCGCTGGCCGCTGCCCTCACCCAGGCCGAAAGTCAGCCTGGTGGTGCCGACGCGGGACAAGGCCGGTCTGTTGCGGCTTTGCATCGACAGCATCCTGCAGCGTTCGACGTACCGCGACTTCGAGATCGTGGTCGTCGACAATGGCTCCTCCGAGCCCGATGCGGTCGAGTACCTGGAGTCATTGAGGGGTGTCGACCAGGTTCGCGTGTTGCGTTACGACGCGCCATTCAATTACTCGGCGATCAACAACTGGGCAATCGCACAGTGCGATGGCGAAGTAATCGGGCTCGTCAACAACGACATCGAGGTGATCACCCCCGATTGGCTGGAGGAGATGGTGTCGCATGCGATCCGTCCGGATGTAGGTGCGGTCGGAGCAATGCTGTACTACCCCAACGACACGATCCAGCATGCGGGCGTGATCCTCGGTGTGCACGGGGTGGCGGCGCACGCATATGCCGGAATGGTGAAGGGCTACCCTGGGCATGGTGGGCGAGTGCGGGTTGCGCAGGGCCTGTCAGCCGTTACGGGCGCCTGCCTGCTGGTCAAGCGGGAGAGGTTCGAGCAGCTTGGCGGGCTGGATGAAACGCTGGCGGTGGCCTTCAATGACATCGACTTCTGCCTTCGCCTGCGCGAGGCTGGTTATCGCAACGTCTGGACGCCGTTCGCCGAGCTGTACCACCATGAATCTGCATCGCGTGGCAGCGAAGATACCGAGGCTAAGAAGAAGCGATTTTCAGGAGAGGTCCAGTTCATGATGAATCGATGGGACGGTATGTTGCTGCGCGATCCCGCTTATAACCCCAACCTGAGCTTGCAGGATCTCAACTTTGCGTTGTCGTTCCCGCCCAGGAATGCCGATGGCAGGCGGGATATCGCGCCCTGA
- a CDS encoding SLC13 family permease, with amino-acid sequence MGEITSAFGWQGWLTIAVIVATLGLLLWERFTPDKVLAGAAAVLMASGVLTPAQALGGFWNPGVLTVALLFVLVAALKTTGAIRWIGDWVLGRPNGTLHAQARLVGISAPLSAFINNTPIVAMLTSAVEQWSRQRGIAPSKLLMPMNYATILGGMCTLVGTSTNLIVSGLVLQAGLPGLHMFTPLGVGAVAALAGIAYLLTLGRWLLPQRRSTLQQAVADVREYTVEMLVEDEGGLAGKTIDEARLRHLSGSYLLELVRGDIVHAAVSPQVRLRAGDRLVFVGQTDAVRELRQLPGLRPATEQVFKVDDAGGQRTLVEVVLSRFSPAVGRTLVESAFRSRYNAAVIAISHHGQRLHRKPGSIVLQPGDTLLIETDRGFLERHGRSPDFLIASQIDGPARVDGRRALTALGIVGLMILANTLLGVNILYSALGAAVAAIAARCVSLAELRSSLDLRLLVVIACAFALGAALKQSGVAEVVAASLTDWAGGDPFWTLVLVYVAAVVFTEMLTNNAAAVLMFPIGMAAAQQLGVAPMPFVIAVMMGASAGFITPIGYQTNMMIYGPGGYRFSDYVRVGLPLSITVGIAVLWAIPRLWPF; translated from the coding sequence ATGGGCGAAATCACCAGTGCTTTCGGCTGGCAAGGCTGGCTGACCATCGCGGTCATCGTCGCGACCCTCGGTTTGTTGTTGTGGGAGCGCTTCACCCCCGACAAGGTGCTCGCGGGGGCGGCAGCCGTGCTGATGGCCAGCGGCGTGCTCACCCCCGCACAGGCGCTGGGCGGGTTCTGGAACCCCGGCGTGCTGACCGTGGCCCTGCTGTTCGTGCTGGTGGCGGCGCTCAAGACCACCGGGGCAATCCGCTGGATCGGCGACTGGGTGCTTGGCCGGCCGAATGGCACGCTGCATGCACAGGCACGTCTGGTCGGTATTTCCGCCCCGCTCAGCGCCTTCATCAACAACACCCCGATCGTGGCAATGCTGACCTCGGCAGTGGAGCAATGGAGCCGGCAACGCGGCATCGCCCCGTCCAAACTGCTGATGCCAATGAACTACGCCACCATCCTCGGCGGCATGTGCACCCTGGTCGGCACCAGTACCAATCTCATCGTCTCCGGGCTGGTATTGCAGGCGGGCCTGCCGGGCCTGCATATGTTCACCCCGCTCGGTGTCGGCGCCGTGGCGGCGCTTGCGGGCATTGCCTACTTGTTGACGCTCGGTCGCTGGCTGCTGCCGCAGCGTCGCTCCACCCTGCAGCAGGCGGTGGCCGATGTCCGCGAGTACACCGTGGAGATGCTGGTCGAGGATGAGGGCGGGCTGGCCGGCAAGACCATCGATGAGGCCCGCCTGCGCCACCTGTCCGGCTCCTATCTGCTGGAACTGGTGCGTGGCGACATCGTGCATGCCGCGGTCAGCCCGCAGGTCAGGCTGCGCGCTGGCGACCGTCTGGTCTTCGTCGGCCAGACCGACGCCGTACGTGAGCTGCGCCAGCTGCCCGGCCTGCGCCCAGCGACCGAGCAGGTGTTCAAGGTCGACGACGCCGGTGGCCAACGCACCCTGGTCGAGGTCGTGCTGTCACGCTTCAGCCCGGCGGTCGGCCGGACTCTGGTCGAGTCGGCCTTCCGCAGCCGCTACAACGCGGCGGTGATTGCGATCTCCCATCATGGCCAGCGCCTGCATCGCAAACCGGGCAGCATCGTGTTGCAGCCGGGCGACACGCTGCTGATCGAGACCGACAGAGGCTTCCTCGAACGCCATGGCCGCTCGCCGGACTTCCTGATCGCCAGCCAGATCGACGGTCCGGCCCGGGTCGATGGCCGCCGGGCGCTCACTGCGCTGGGCATCGTGGGGCTGATGATTCTCGCCAATACCCTGCTCGGGGTGAACATCCTTTACTCGGCGCTGGGCGCCGCGGTGGCCGCGATCGCGGCGCGCTGCGTCAGTCTGGCCGAGCTGCGCAGCAGCCTGGACCTGCGCCTGCTGGTGGTGATCGCCTGCGCGTTCGCGCTGGGCGCGGCGCTGAAGCAGAGCGGCGTGGCAGAGGTGGTAGCGGCATCATTGACGGACTGGGCTGGAGGGGACCCGTTCTGGACCCTGGTGCTGGTCTACGTCGCCGCGGTCGTGTTCACCGAGATGCTGACCAACAACGCCGCCGCGGTGCTGATGTTCCCGATAGGCATGGCCGCCGCCCAGCAACTGGGAGTGGCACCAATGCCATTCGTGATCGCGGTAATGATGGGCGCCTCGGCCGGCTTCATCACCCCGATCGGCTACCAGACCAACATGATGATCTACGGCCCGGGCGGCTATCGTTTTTCCGACTACGTGCGGGTCGGGCTACCCTTGTCCATCACCGTCGGAATCGCGGTACTGTGGGCGATTCCGCGTTTATGGCCGTTTTAA
- the cysD gene encoding sulfate adenylyltransferase subunit CysD gives MLSTSQLSHLDRLEAESIHILREVAAGFQNPVMMYSVGKDSSVLLHLLVKAFYPARPPIPLLHVDTGWKFREMIAFRDRRAAETGTELRTWMNPDGVAQGIGPISHGATVHTDVMKTQGLKQALDKWGFDAAIGGARRDEEKSRAKERIFSFRNAQHRWDPKNQRPELWNLYNTRIHKGESVRVFPISNWTELDVWLYIYRENIPVPSLYFAAERPVVERDGALIMVDDERLPLRDGETAMVKQVRFRTLGCYPLTGAIESDADSLEKIIAEMLVSTTSERQGRVIDHDPSASMEKKKQEGYF, from the coding sequence ATGCTTTCCACCTCGCAACTGTCCCACCTCGACCGGCTCGAAGCCGAGAGCATCCATATCCTGCGCGAGGTCGCCGCCGGGTTCCAGAACCCGGTGATGATGTATTCGGTCGGCAAGGACAGCTCGGTGTTGCTGCACCTGCTGGTCAAGGCGTTCTACCCGGCGCGGCCGCCGATCCCGCTGCTGCACGTCGATACCGGCTGGAAGTTCCGCGAGATGATCGCCTTCCGCGACCGCCGTGCGGCGGAGACCGGCACCGAGTTGCGCACCTGGATGAACCCCGACGGCGTGGCCCAGGGCATCGGTCCGATCAGCCACGGCGCCACCGTCCATACCGACGTGATGAAGACCCAGGGCCTGAAGCAGGCGCTGGACAAGTGGGGTTTCGACGCCGCGATCGGCGGTGCCCGCCGCGACGAGGAGAAGTCGCGCGCCAAGGAGCGCATCTTCAGCTTCCGCAACGCCCAGCACCGCTGGGATCCGAAGAACCAGCGCCCGGAACTGTGGAATCTCTACAACACCCGCATCCACAAGGGCGAGTCGGTGCGCGTGTTCCCGATCTCGAACTGGACCGAGCTCGATGTCTGGCTCTACATCTACCGCGAGAACATCCCGGTGCCGTCGCTCTACTTCGCTGCCGAACGTCCAGTGGTCGAGCGCGACGGCGCGCTGATCATGGTCGACGACGAGCGCCTGCCGCTGCGCGACGGCGAGACGGCGATGGTGAAACAGGTCCGTTTCCGCACCCTCGGCTGCTACCCGCTGACCGGTGCGATCGAGTCCGATGCCGACAGCCTGGAGAAGATCATCGCCGAGATGCTGGTCTCGACCACGTCCGAGCGCCAGGGCCGGGTGATCGACCACGACCCGTCCGCGTCGATGGAGAAGAAGAAGCAGGAGGGGTATTTCTAA
- the cysN gene encoding sulfate adenylyltransferase subunit CysN has product MDTMNADARAAVAAYLQQHETKSLLRFITCGSVDDGKSTLIGRLLHDTKLLLDDQVAALEADSRKHGTQGEDIDFALLVDGLAAEREQGITIDVAYRFFGTDQRKFIVADCPGHEQYTRNMVTGASTADLAIVLVDARKGLLTQTRRHSYIVSLLGIRHVVLAVNKMDLVGYDQKVFDDIVAGYSELAGQLGIANVTCIPLSALKGDNMLEASSNTPWYDGPSLLQHLETVDASRDDGRTGFRLAVQWVNRPNQDFRGFAGTVVADAVSVGEEVAVLPSGQRSKVARIVTADGDLQRAVPGQAVTLTLEDEVDASRGDVIAAASNPPETADQFAAHLIWMGEQPLLPGRPYWLKIGTRTVGAQITEIKHKIDVNTQDQLAAKHLELNEVAYCNLYLDQPVAFEKYADNRELGAFILIDRQSNGTVAAGALDFALRRAGNIHWQHVDVDKAARSRIKHQIPRCLWFTGLSGSGKSTIANLVEKRLLAMGHHTYILDGDNVRHGLNKDLGFTDEDRVENIRRVAEVARLMVDAGLIVLVSFISPFRAERRMAREMFDEGEFLEVFVDTPLDVAEQRDVKGLYAKARAGEIRNFTGIDSPYEVPEAPEVHLNTVSVSAVSLAESVIASLRDGKPPAVDA; this is encoded by the coding sequence ATGGACACGATGAATGCCGACGCCCGGGCCGCCGTCGCCGCCTACCTGCAGCAGCACGAGACCAAGAGCCTGTTGCGCTTCATCACCTGCGGCAGCGTCGACGATGGCAAGAGCACCCTGATCGGGCGCCTGCTGCACGATACCAAGCTGCTGCTCGACGACCAGGTGGCGGCGCTTGAAGCTGACAGCCGCAAGCACGGCACCCAGGGCGAGGACATCGACTTCGCCCTGTTGGTCGACGGCCTCGCCGCCGAGCGCGAGCAGGGCATCACCATCGACGTCGCCTACCGCTTCTTCGGCACCGACCAGCGCAAGTTCATCGTCGCCGACTGCCCCGGCCACGAGCAGTACACCCGCAACATGGTCACCGGCGCCTCCACCGCCGACCTCGCCATCGTGCTGGTCGACGCACGCAAGGGCCTGCTGACCCAGACCCGCCGCCACAGCTACATCGTCTCGCTGCTCGGCATCCGGCACGTGGTGCTGGCGGTCAACAAGATGGATCTGGTCGGCTACGACCAGAAAGTGTTCGACGACATCGTCGCCGGCTACAGCGAGTTGGCCGGCCAGCTCGGCATCGCCAACGTCACCTGCATCCCGCTGTCGGCGCTGAAGGGCGACAACATGCTGGAGGCCTCGTCCAACACCCCGTGGTACGACGGCCCCAGCCTGCTGCAGCACCTGGAAACCGTGGACGCCAGCCGCGACGACGGCCGTACCGGCTTCCGTCTGGCGGTGCAGTGGGTCAACCGACCCAATCAGGATTTCCGCGGCTTCGCCGGCACGGTGGTCGCAGATGCGGTGTCGGTGGGCGAGGAGGTAGCGGTGCTGCCGTCTGGGCAGCGCTCGAAGGTCGCGCGCATCGTCACCGCCGATGGCGACCTGCAACGCGCTGTCCCCGGCCAGGCCGTGACTTTGACCCTGGAGGACGAGGTCGACGCCAGCCGTGGCGACGTCATCGCCGCCGCCTCTAATCCACCGGAAACCGCCGACCAGTTCGCCGCCCACCTGATCTGGATGGGCGAGCAGCCACTGCTGCCCGGTCGTCCGTACTGGCTCAAGATCGGCACCCGTACCGTCGGCGCGCAGATCACCGAAATCAAGCACAAGATCGACGTCAACACCCAGGATCAGCTGGCGGCCAAGCACCTGGAATTGAACGAAGTCGCCTATTGCAACCTCTATCTGGACCAGCCGGTCGCGTTCGAGAAATATGCCGACAACCGCGAGCTGGGCGCGTTCATCCTGATCGACCGCCAGAGCAACGGCACCGTCGCCGCAGGCGCCCTCGACTTCGCCCTGCGCCGCGCCGGCAACATCCACTGGCAACACGTCGACGTCGACAAGGCCGCGCGTAGTCGGATCAAGCACCAAATCCCGCGCTGCCTGTGGTTCACCGGCTTGTCCGGCTCCGGCAAGTCGACGATCGCGAACCTGGTCGAGAAACGCCTGCTGGCGATGGGCCACCACACCTATATCCTCGACGGCGACAACGTCCGCCATGGCCTCAACAAGGACCTGGGCTTCACTGACGAGGACCGCGTCGAGAACATCCGCCGGGTCGCCGAGGTCGCCAGGCTGATGGTCGACGCAGGCCTGATCGTGCTGGTCAGCTTCATCTCCCCGTTCCGCGCCGAACGGCGCATGGCGCGGGAGATGTTCGACGAGGGCGAGTTTCTTGAAGTCTTCGTTGATACGCCGCTGGACGTGGCCGAACAACGCGACGTCAAGGGGCTCTACGCCAAGGCGAGGGCCGGGGAGATTAGAAACTTTACTGGCATTGATTCGCCGTACGAGGTGCCGGAGGCACCCGAGGTCCACTTGAACACGGTTTCCGTTTCGGCGGTCAGCCTTGCAGAAAGCGTCATTGCCTCACTAAGGGACGGCAAACCACCAGCTGTCGACGCTTGA